In Mus caroli chromosome 9, CAROLI_EIJ_v1.1, whole genome shotgun sequence, a single window of DNA contains:
- the LOC110301820 gene encoding olfactory receptor 7G2-like, translating into MKSMEKRNQTTFPGFLLLGLTEDPKLQPVLVSLFFSMYLVTILGNLLIILISISDAHLHTPMYLFLSNLSLNDICLSTSTIPKMLVNIQENNQSITNKGCLTQMSFVLIFGGMENCLLAVMAYDRYIAICHPLRYTVIMEPCFCVLLILLSLLISVVDSLMHSLMVLRLSFCTHLEIPNFFCELSQILKLACSDTLIDNILIYLSLCIFTGIPISGIVFSYVHIISSILRMSSLEGKHKAFTTCGSHLSVVSLFYGTGFGVYITSIIMDSSRNTAVASVMYCVVPQMLNPFIYSLRNRDMKEALRKLFCRMASFL; encoded by the coding sequence ATGAAAAGCATGGAAAAGAGAAACCAAACAACTTTTCCAGGATTCCTTCTTCTGGGACTGACAGAAGACCCAAAACTGCAGCCTGTCTTGGtcagcctgttcttttctatgtATCTGGTCACCATCCTGGGAAACCTTCTTATAATCTTGATTTCCATCTCTGATGCACATCTTCACACCCCTATGTACTTATTTCTCTCCAATTTGTCCTTAAATGACATCTGTCTAAGTACAAGCACAATCCCAAAGATGCTggtgaacatacaagaaaataatcaaagcaTCACAAACAAAGGCTGCCTCACTCAAATgagctttgttttaatttttggtgGCATGGAAAACTGTCTCCTTGCAGTAATGGCTTATGACCGCTATATTGCTATTTGTCACCCCCTAAGGTACACAGTCATCATGGAACCCTGTTTTTGTGTCCTGCTGATTCTACTGTCCCTGCTCATTAGTGTTGTTGATTCTTTGATGCACAGCCTTATGGTGCTCCGTCTATCATTCTGTACACACTTGGAAATACCAAATTTCTTCTGTGAACTTTCCCAGATCCTCAAGTTGGCCTGTTCTGATACTCTCATTGATAACATATTGATCTATCTTTCCTTATGTATATTTACTGGTATTCCTATCTCTGGAATAGTTTTTTCTTATGTTCACATAATATCTTCTATTTTGAGAATGTCATCATTAGAAGGAAAGCACAAAGCCTTTACAACCTGTGGGTCTCACTTGTCAGTTGTATCCTTGTTCTATGGGACAGGTTTTGGGGTATATATTACATCTATTATTATGGATTCATCCAGGAATACTGCAGTGGCATCAGTGATGTATTGTGTTGTACCTCAGATGCTGAACCCTTTTATCTATAGTCTGAGGAACAGGGACATGAAAGAAGCTTTGAGGAAACTCTTCTGTCGTATGGCTTCTTTTCtatga